The Poecilia reticulata strain Guanapo linkage group LG13, Guppy_female_1.0+MT, whole genome shotgun sequence genome has a segment encoding these proteins:
- the LOC103475139 gene encoding gastrula zinc finger protein XlCGF7.1-like has translation MEDFLKLLDFLEEDDSNINDPDAPSAEEEESWIFQNVLYEDEGVGSFSESKPNQPVDSEENHGHDNCRENSESVSTQPVNTRETVNVCDQCGKSFSKCSRFAMHQRIHTGERPYSCNQCGMSFTQKGYLTGHQLVHTRERPYRCDLCEKTFTHNASLTVHQRTHTGERPYSCDQCGKHFTKKVTLTVHQRIHTGEKPYSCNQCGKKFTQKVNLMIHQDIHAELKSYSCDKCGKSFTKKINLTVHQRTHTGVKPYKCDQCGKKFTQKGNMKTHQQSHTMEKSFTCHQCGKCYIHKQSLTQHKKSHQHEIYSPQV, from the exons ATGGAGGACTTTCTGAAACTTCTGGATTTCCTGGAGGAAGATGACAGCAACATAAATGATCCAGATGCACCTTCAGCAGAG gaggaggagagctggATCTTCCAGAATGTACTTTATGAGGACGAGGGTGTGGGCAGCTTCAGTGAAAGCAAACCAAATCAGCCAGTCGACTCTGAGGAAAACCACGGCCACGACAACTGCAGAGAGAATTCAGAGAGTGTTTCCACTCAGCCGGTCAACACTAGAGAAACGGTTAATGTCTGTGACCAGTGTGGGAAGAGCTTCAGCAAATGTAGCAGGTTTGCAATGCACCAGCGCATCCACACTGGAGAGAGGCCATACAGCTGTAACCAGTGTGGGATGAGCTTCACTCAGAAAGGGTATCTGACCGGCCATCAGCTTGTTCATACGAGAGAAAGACCTTACCGCTGTGACCTGTGTGAGAAGACATTCACCCATAATGCAAGTTTGACAGTCCATCAGCGCACTCACACAGGAGAAAGACCATACAGCTGTGACCAAtgtgggaaacatttcactaaaAAAGTCACCTTAACAGTCCATCAGCGCATCCACACTGGAGAGAAGCCATACAGCTGTAACCAGTGTGGGAAAAAATTCACCCAGAAAGTCAATCTCATGATCCATCAGGACATCCACGCTGAATTAAAGTCATACAGCTGTGATAAGTGTGGGAAaagttttaccaaaaaaattaacttgACAGTTCACCAGCGCACCCACACTGGAGTAAAACCATATAAGTGTGACCAGTGTGGGAAGAAATTCACTCAAAAAGGGAATATGAAGACCCATCAGCAAAGCCACACCATGGAAAAGTCTTTCACCTGTCATCAGTGTGGGAAGTGTTATATTCACAAGCAGTCTCTTACACAACATAAGAAGTCTCATCAACATGAAATATATTCACCTCAGGTCTAA